CTTTTACATTTTCTTTTGCTAATTCCAGCCGCTCCTCTTTTGTAAAAAAGGGTGTTTTTTGAGAGTTGTTTGCGATCGCAAGAACCACCTCATCAAACAAGTGGCAGGCTCGCCCTAAGACATCTAGGTGCCCTTTCGTGATGGGATCAAAGGTTCCGGGATAGATTGCTTTTCTCATAATCTGTACCCTCTCAGAGTAATGCTTTTAATCTTACATTCAAGCTTGTTTACTGATTTTACTTATGGTTAGCTTGAATACAGTGAATTTACCAAACGCAATCAGCTTTTCCCGCATTCCTCTATTATTCGTGATAGCAGCTTTGCTCTATTGTAGTTGGATGGGTGCCGCTACCATTGCGTTTATTCTGTTTGTAATAGGTGGCCTTTCTGATTGGCTTGACGGCTACTTAGCCCGCAAGAACAACAATATATCCAATTTTGGCAAAATACTGGATGCCTTAACGGATAAAATATTTGTGCTGGGGGTCATTATAACCCTACTTGCCATTGGCATATTGCCAAATTGGTCCCTGTTCTTGGTACTAATTATCCTAGGAAGAGAGTTTTTAATAACCGGTCTTCGCCTGATTGCAGCTAGCCACGGAACCATTTTAGCCGCAGAAAGGGGCGGTAAAATCAAAACACTCATTCAGCTCTTTAGCGTCGGCACACTGATTTGTGACTACGCTTTTGTGGTCGATTACGGGCGGTGGATCAACCTACAATTCATTGAAATCGTCTATTACTGCGGGCTCGGGCTGTTTGTTCTGGCAACGCTGCTCACCCTGCAATCCGGTTTCTATTACATACAAAAATATAAACACCTTTTCTTGAAAAACCCATTATGATACGCCAACCACACTGGCCTAAAAGCCTACCCTCTAATATTATCAATGGCGTGTCTACACTAGGCCCTTTGGGGTATTGGGGAAAAGCGCCCGGGACGGTAGGATCCGCCGCCGGCATTATTTATTACACATTGGTCTTTCACCAAATCGGCATTCTTGGATATTTAACTTTATTAGCCGTGACCATTTACTTGGCAATCGCCTTTTGCGGAGAAGCCGAAGTGCGCTTGATGAAAAAAGACCCCCCAGAGGTCATTTTGGATGAATTTGTGGCCATTCCCGTCTGCTTTTTTGGCATGGGCTATCTCTTTGATCGCTACCCCGTGTGGTTCATTTTGCTCCTTGGCTTTATTTTATTCCGCTTTTTCGATATCCTGAAACCTATCGGCATAAAACGCCTCCAAGAATTGCCCGGCGGCTGGGGTGTCGTGATCGATGATATTGCCGCGGCTGTTGCAACGAATATCGTTCTTCATGTAGTGTTTTTGGGATGGTGGCTGATTGTTTAAGACAATCTGAAATAAATCGCAAATAATTCTACACAAACGAATTACAAGCAAAACACCCAGTCTACTTGATTTCGTCAAAAACTGAGCTATGTTTAGTTAAAATCAATTAAATATTAAATCAGGGTGGATTGTCATGAAAATATTTGGAATAAACTTTAGTAAATTAATATCAACCAGCACTAGTGAATCCGATGATATTGTTTTATCAAAATTTAAAAAAGTTGATAAAGAAAAAGGGATGAAAAATTTCGATATAAACAAAAAATTGGTAGAAGTTAACAGTAAAGACTTGGATGAATGGGAAATAATAGAAGAAATGGATTATTCTGACACAAGCAAAAAAGACGCATTACTACCATTACTCAATGGTGTGTTGAAAAAATATCAAAAAAACGCAGAACCCTATACCACTGTTTCTGAATTTTTCGGCACTTACATCAATGCCAAGAATCGACCCTCATTTACTGAGATGAAAAAAGACCTTACTGCACGACTAGAGAAAACGTGCGATGAAGAAACAGTCAAAGCAGTCGTGCAAGAGTTTGAACGCTTGGTAAAGGAAGGCGATAAAGAATAACTCCCAACAATAGAACAGTTTACAATTTAATCAGCTCTTCAGGCTTAATGGGTGTAGATTGCCCTATATTCTGCCCTAAAGAGCTGATCTAACATCTTACGCGTATCACTGGGAACCGTTTTGAGAGATTCGGATAAATTGCCTCCTTGGCTAGGGTTATCTGTTAGCTCGCTTATGGAGTTCTTTAGTGCACCCAAGTCTTCTGGATCCGGCTCATCGGTATGAAGCATAGTGGCGATATCTGCTTCGCAGGTACTTAGTGCGGCTGGGGTGTCGTTGTAGACGATATCGGCGCCGCCGGTTGCTACCAATATCGTGCTACATGTGGTATTTTTGGCGTGGTTCATTGTGATTTAAAGCACTCGAAGTCCTGCAGTAAGAAGCCTAAGACGAGTATTTTATAAAAAAAGTGCTAGGTTGATTTGCTTTCAAGCAAAACCTAGGTTATGCTTAATTTAAAACAATTAAACAATAAAAGGAGATTGATATGAATTTTATAAAGGGCATATTCGGGAAAGGGCCTATGGTAAGCAAGAGCGATGATGGGGCTGATGAAATTAAATTCAAACGGGTAACACATGGCAAAAAGGAAAGTGGCAATGAAAATATAGATGTGAACAAGAAAAATGAAGAGTTTATCAAGAAAGATTTAGTAAAAAGGGAAATGGTAGATATTAACGAAGAAGTTAATGAAAATGTTAATGAAAACGACTTGAATGAGTGGGAAATGGTAGAAGAGGATTTTTCTGAGATCGATAACAAAAACTACTACGAAAAGTCAGGTGCATTATACAAACTAGGTAGTTTTGTAAGCGATAATTACGAATCAAATCCCACTCTTAAAAAAGCTATTGGTGATTTTATATCTCAATGCACAAACAACAAAAAGGATCTTATACATACTCCATACGAAAAATTGCAAAATAAACTTTCTAACGTACTGGCAGACTTCGACCTAAACACAGATTTAGAAATTTATTCTCAATTTGACAGTATTGTATATAATACTGAATCTAAGCCTTCCATATATGATGATGGATATAATCAGGAAGTTGCGATCCAGCTCAAGGATGCGCACTTAAGAGAATTAGTGAAGCATGTGCAGTTGTACTACAAGGAGAACGACAAGGTCTATCTCATAAAGGATTGTGATGCTTGGCGCAAGGAGGGCTTCAACGAGAATTCGTCATATGCAGAGTTGCAAGACAAACTTACTAAGAAAGTGAAGGTGAGTAAATTCGGTTCAGAGACAGCCAAATATGTGTCTGATAAGTTTGCGAGTTTTATAAAAGAGGACAAACAGAAAGAGGAAAAAAATAAAGAATAACTCCCGACAACAGAACAGTTTACAACTTAATCAGCTCTTCAGGCGTAATGGGTGTAATTGCCTTATATTCTGCCCTAAAGAGCTGATCTAACATGTTACGCGTATCACTGGGAACCGTTTTGAGAGATTCGGATAAATTGCCTCCCTGGCTAGGGTTATCCGTCAGTTCCTTACTAGGAAGGTTCTTTAGTGCACCCAAGTCTTCTGGGTCCGGCTCATCGGCATGAAGCATAGTGGCGATATCTGCTTCGCAGGCACTGAGTGCGTCTGCGATTTCGGCATCCGTAGGAGAAGAAAAGGCTTCCAATTGGGCAGGGATGGGCTCTTGATGCGTATGTTCGACAATGCTATCACCACAAAAAGACCCTCCAGAGGTCATTTTGGATGAATTTGTAGCCATTCCCGTCTGCTTTTTTGGCAGGGGATACCTGTTTGATCGCTACCCCGTGTGGTTCATTTTGCTCCTTGGCTTTATTTTATTCCGCTTTTTCGATATCCTGAAAACCTATCGGCATAAAACGCCTCCAAGAATTGCCAGGCGGCTGGGGTGTCGTGATCGATGATTATTGCTGCGGCTGTTGCAACGAATATCGTTCTTCATGTGGTATTTTTGGCGTGGTGGCTGATTGCGTAAGACAACCTGAAATAAATCGCAAATAATTCTACACAAACGAATTACAAGCAAAACACCCAGTCTACTTGATTTTGTCAAAAACTGAGCTATACTTAATTAAAATCAATTAAACATTAAATGAGGGTGGATTGTCATGAAAATATTTGGAATCAATATTAACCTATTCCCGAAATCATTAGGCAGCGACTATGAAGACGATGTTGTTTTAAAGAAAGTTGAAAAATCTGAGAAAAATAAAGATATTAAAAATATCGATGTGAATAAAAAAACCATAGATACTAACGACAAAGACCTCGATGAGTGGGAAATGATAGGGCAAAAAGATAAAAATGAGATTATCAAAGATGAAATCAAGGAAGAAGCAGTAAAATTTAGCAAAGAACAGAAGGAAGCTATTTGGTTTAAATATTCTGTGTTATCAAGACTCAAAAGCCATGTAACAAGTACATACCCCAGGGACGAGAAACTCAATAAAGTTTGTCAGGATTTTGAGACGAGCTACAGTAGTGATACGAAAAAGCTTCTCAACACATCAATTAAAGAGTTAAAAGAAGATCTTAATACAAGGCTGAAGGCATTCCAAAAAGGAACAGTAGATATGATGCTGGAAGAGTTTGAAAGTTTATTAAAGGAAGAGCATCCAACCTACACTAAAGCGTATGCTTTGTTCGCATTAATGGAATATGTACATACCATATACCCCAAAAGCAAGGAGCTTCATTTCACTGTTGGCACATTTTTTGACAACAACTATAACTTCACGAATCGAACCTCATTTACGGAGATGAAAGATGAGCTTTCTAAAAAACTGGAGAAAACGTGCCATAAAGAAACAGCCGACGAGATCGTGCAAGTGTTTGAAAGCTTGGTAAAGGAAGGCGATAAAGAATAACTCCCAACAACAGAACAGTTTACAACTTAATCAGCTCTTCAGGCGTAATGGGTGTAATTGCCTTATATTCTGCCCTAAAGAGCTGATCTAGCATGTTGCGCGTATCGATGGGAACCGTTTTGAGAGATTCGGATAAATTGCCTCCCTGGCTAGGGTTATCTGTTAGCTCCTTACTAGGAAGGTTCTTTAGTGCACCCAAGTCTTCTGGGTCCGGCTCATCGGTATGAAGCATAGTGGCGATATCTTCTTCACAGGCACTGAGTGCGTCTGCGATTTCGGCATCCGTAGGAGAAAAAAAGGCTTCCGATTGGGCAGGGATAGGCTCATTATGCGTATCCGCTTTAGGCGTTAATGAGTTGTTGCTGGGCTTCGTTTTTTTTTTCGCCTCAGGTTCTTCTGGAAGCGCTTTGCCGATTTTAGTAATCTCCTGAATGATACTATCGATAGATAACGCTTTGCTTTCTTGGGCTGCTTTGAGGAGTGTGAGCTCAAAATTAACCTTCTCCGAGAGGCCGGTTTTAACTAATTGCTCCCCTTCTTTTAAAACTTCAAGCATTCTAACTAAGGCATCCTGCGGCAATTCGTGCTCTAAAAGGCTACTGGTACCCTGATTGCGAATAGCATCTAACAGTGCCTCGTGAACGATATCCTCCAGGTCTATTAAAACACGCAGTAAGTCACGCCCCTCGGAGGCTAAAGCATCTATGCGTTCGACCAGCATTTGGTTGTCGGAGGCCGCGATGGCTTGCGCCAGCTCTTTTAGTTCTTGTTCGGAAGCGAGGCCATATACGTTTAAAACATCCTGTTCGACAATTTTATCACCACAAAAGGAAATCAATTGATCTAGAATAGACTGAGCATCCCGCATGCCCCCATTAGCCAAACGGGCAATGGACGCCAACGCAGGCTGTTCGATTGCGATGTTCTCTGCTTTTGCAATCTCCGCAAGCTTTTCTTGAATAATTTTTGGGGCAATGGGGCGAAATTCAAACCGTTGGCAACGAGAAACGATTGTGGGCAAAACCTTATGTGCCTCAGTGGTTGCAAAAATAAATTTAACATGGCCAGGGGGCTCTTCCAGTGTTTTCAGTAAAGCATTAAAAGCTGCAGTTGAAAGCATGTGGACCTCGTCAATAATATATATCTTAAATTTGCATTGAGTTGGGGCATACTGGCACTCTTCCCTGAGATCACGAATTTGGTCAACGGAGTTATTGGAAGCGCCATCAATTTCGATAACATCCATGCAAGCGCCCTTGATAATGGCTTGGCAAATGGGGGAATCTTGCGGAGGACTGATATTGGGGCCGTCTTCGCAATTGAGAGCTTGGGCAAATAAACGAGCGGCACTTGTTTTGCCGGTACCCCGCGGGCCCACAAATAAGTAAGCGTGGGCGATTCTATTCTGTTTAATAGCGTTTGTAAGGGTGCGCACAATGTGCTCCTGCCCCACCAGTTCACTAAATTGTTTTGGCCTCCAACGACGTGCTATTACCTGGTATTGAGACTCTTCCATAAGCTGGGCAAATTAAACAAAAGTGGCCAGGCACCCTACGGCACACATGAATCCTAGTTGCCGCTGCTCCCTTCCGGGCCTGACGGGGTTCACTGGTTCGATGTTGCATAGGACCCAGCCTCAATTAGTATGCGTTAAAAAAAACGCCATTACAAGAGGTTTTTCTTAAAAAAATCAATAGACTGTGTCGCTTCCTGAAGAAAACATCTTTAGAAGACCAGATCTTCCCACTCCCCATGTTTTTCATCTTTTTCAAGAGCATCTGCCAAACTCAGAATATCATTTTTCAGATTTTGGATCTGTTGCTCCAAAAGTTGAATTCTTTGCTCTTTATCCGCGATAGAGGTATCTTTATCCAGCCAAAAATTTGGCTTCGAATAATCACAGACACCGGAAAGCACTGTTTTTATTTCGGTTGTCAACAAAGATGAATCTGCATCTTTGGTCTCTTTCGCAACAGCCTTTGTTAAGGCATTATCTTGCTGTGGCTGCGCCGAATGGGGCTCCGGGCGAGAATAATGGGGGGAATGCATAAATTTATTCTTTAAATCCTAGTAAGGATACAGGATTTAAAGAATAAATTGCAAATCTAAAATTATACGCCGCGTTTACGGGAACGATTTTGGAATCTCTCAACACGTCCTGTTGTGTCTACCATCGTCTTCTTGCCAGTGTAAACGCTGTGAGAATCCATAGTAAGGTCACAAATGACGATGTAATATTCCTCACCATCAATCATTTCCTTTTTACGGGAACGCATGGTGGACTTTGTAATAAATTTTCTTCCTGTAGAGATGTCTGTAAAACAAACATTATTGTACTCTGGATGTATATCTTTTTGCATAACAAAAATTCCTTAATAATTAACCTTGGCGAGCCTTGAAACGTGGTTTCTTCTTATTTATAACGTACAAGCGCCCTTTACGACGTACCACTTGGCAATCGCCGTCTCTTTCTTTTAATGATCTTAATGAGTTGGACTTTTTCATATGAAAAACTAATTTAACTTAAACAACGTAGTAAACAGCATGTTCTGAAGCTTGTCAATAAGTTTTGTGAAAATTTGTAAAGCGTTTTACAAACCACTCTGTAAACGCTTAGCGAATTCGAGCTTTCTCGGCTAGGTAGATCGCTTGGAGGGCTTGAAAGTCCGTCTCTTTGTCTTTACTGTGGATGCAATAATCGTAGTCTTGCCAGGATCTAATCTCATCTTGGGCAATTTTGAGGCGTTTATCAATCTCCTCTTGCTTGTCTTTACCGCGCGTGGTAAGGCGTTTATCCAGCTCATCGAGGCTTGGAGGCATGATAAATATGGTGACTAAATGACCTTGCAAGAGCGTATCCTTTTTCGCCTTCTCGCGGAAGGTTGCGGCTCCCTGGACGTCTATGTTAAGTAAAAGGTCGCTCACGCCTCCTTCCAGGCCTTTATAGATCTCACTTTTCAATGTACCATAATAGTTGCCATGAACCAGAGCATATTCGTAAAAAGCATCTTGAGCGATGCGTTCCTCAAAGGCTTCTCTGGTAAAGAAATGATAGTGGTCGCCATCCTCCTCGCCATCCCGCGGGACACGCGTTGTGGCGGTTATGACGCGATTGACCTTACCCGAGTAGGTCGACAGCATACGGTCACAGAGGGTGGTTTTACCGCTACCGGCAGGTCCGGAAACGATAATAAGCAAAGCGTGAGGCTGGGGAGCTTGTATCATCTTAAATCCACTAATATGATAACGTAGAAGCGGCCAGTATTAAGCCATAAGAAAATATCAAGACAGCAAATGTCTTTACTCGGCTAGCTTTAGTGAAGAGCCAGTTAATAAAGTCCCTTAAATAGAAGGGAACCGTACCGAGAAAAAGGGCCAGGAGTATAAGCAAGTAGACAAAGCTGACAAGAAAAAGGCGGCTATCGGGAGACTGCATGTACGCCGCGTCCAAAAAGGCTTTAGATACAAAAAGAGTGACTATCGCTAGGCCACGAACGGCTAAGAAGTCCTTCACCCAAATGAAAGAACCGACAGTAATGAAAGCAAAGAAGAGAAACATCCAATGCTTGTATTCACCAAAATCAGCTTCACCGAGCTGGAGGATATTCCAGAGAAAAAGAACTGCCGCGAATCCAAAGAAGAGGTATGCAAAGTTTTTAGAGCGCAAAAAGTGCTTCAAGAAAGCTTCGCAGAAACCACCTCGCCACAAAAGCATTGTTCCCGTAGCTAAGAGGATAACAGACATCAGAATTGTCGCGAAAAAGAGACTCATTTGCGGAGAATTATCCTTTGTTTTAGCATTTGAGTAAAGTAAAAAGGGGCGCCGTTATGATTGATTATATGCATTGCGGTTTTGACAAGATTCGGGATTATTGATAACACTATTCAATTATTATTTCAGATATGGAAAACATTATCATTCTAGGAAGTGGGTGTGCCGGCTTGACAGCAGCATTATACACAGCACGCGCAAATTTAAACCCATTGGTAATTGAGGGCAAACAGCCCGGAGGGCAGTTAACGACTACCTCTGAGGTCGAAAATTTCCCCGGCTTTCCCGAAGGAATAGACGGTTTTGAGTTAATGGACAGAATGCGCAAGCAAGCGGAGAAATTCGGTACCCGTTTTGTGAATGAAACCATTACAAAAGTTGAATTAGATGGCGAAATAAAGCGACTACACGCCGGCGATAAGGTTTATGAAGCAAAAGTAATCATCATCAGCACAGGCGCTTCTTCAAAGATGCTAGGCGCTCCCGGGGAAAAAGAATTGTTTGGCGGAAAAGGCGTAACCACCTGCGCAACCTGCGATGGCGCGTTTTACCGCGGCATGGACGTTGTTGTGATTGGAGGCGGAGACTCTGCCTGCGAAGAAGCCCTCTTTTTAACCCGTTTTTGCAAGAAAATTACATTAATCCATAGGCGCGATGAGCTACGAGCATCGAAAATCATGGCAGACAGGACTGTTTCTCATGACAAGATAGAGATGCTGTGGGACAGCGTTGTGGAAGAAGTTCTTGGCGTTGAAGAAGGTGGCGTAAAAGGCGTACGGGTAAAAAGCCTCAAAACAGGCGAAGAACATACCGTGGACTGCAAAGGCGTCTTTGTCGCCATTGGCCATAGCCCCAACACGCAAATATTTAATGGGATCCTGAAGCTAGACGAACTCGGGTACATTGTTCCCGAAACCAACAGTATGGTAAGAACCGGCATACCAGGCGTGTATGCTTGCGGGGATTGCGTTGACCATAAATACCGCCAAGCGATTACGGCTGCTGGCATGGGCTGCCAAGCCGCAATTGAATCAGAGCGATGGTTAAGTGAATGCGAAGCGATGGAAGCATCTACTCATCTGAATTCATAATATTCCCGATACTTTAAGCAAGATTGCGTGCCAAAAATTAATCTTTTTGGCTTCGCGCATTATTACGCATAAGACTATTTGAATTTTGGAATAAAATTGTGTAGGTTTAGGTAGAAGAAGGACCCCTCTTCTCCTGCCCTATGAAGAAATCGAGTTCAACCACCCCAAATGCGAGAGACCAATTTTTATTCAAATTGGATGATAGGGGTGTTTTTATTTCGGCGCTCAATGATAGAGCTGATATTTCCGGACATAGCGAAGATGACTTCATGGGTAAATCGCTCAAAATATTCATCCATAAGGATGATCAAAATATTTTTTTACAGTTTTTAGAAAACGCGAGAAAAGAAGCCGTTCTGCTGAATCTTTCACTGAGAATCATAACGTCAAAAGGAAATGTAATGTATGCACGCATCTATGGACGTTACGATACAAGCGAAGGAGTCTATTATTGCTCTCTTAAAGATCGCAGCCCAGAAAAAGACAAAGAATTGGAAACATTCATCACGTCTCATTCAACACAACAATTGGAAGAGGCATTGAAACATGCAGAGAGAACGCTACGCACAACTCAGTCAGAAAAAGAAGCGCTGATGATGGAACTTGAACTTCTGGAAAATGATTTCAGGCATTCAGAAGAAGAAAAAAAACGAATACAAGCAAACATCACGTCTACAATAAAAGCGCTTAGCCATACGATGCGTACTTATTTGAATGGAATAGCCGGGATGTCCAGTTTATTAGAAAAGGCATTGTTATCGCAAAAGCACAAGAGTTACCTGGAAGTCATACACGATGATTGCGACAAGTTGTTACGTTTAGCCAATGATCTGTTTTGCTTTTCTGCAGCAGAGAGTGGTGAACTACAAGCAGAAGGGCTGGCGTTTTCAATTGAAAACGCAATTACAAGCGTGATGCATTCTTTTAGTACTCCCTACTTACAAGAAAAACCGATTGAAATTAGCCATCGATTCGAGCAAGGCGTTCCTGAGTATATCATAGCAGATCCAAAAATATTACACAAAGTGCTGTCAAAATTATTAGACAATGCGATCAAACACACCCCCAGGGGATCCGTAAGCCTAATTATTTCCCTACAAGAACGCGGCAAAAAGTATTCGAAACTTGCCTTTATAGTCGAAGATACCGGCCTAGGGATGCCACCTGAGCTGGCAGCTGATGTATTTGACCCTTTTTCCTACTTGTCTCGAGCAAAAGCAATGTCAGGAAAAGGTACGGGCATGAGTCTAGCCGTTTGCAAAAAACTAGTACAGTACATGGGTGGGGACATTAATTTGAAGAGCGCCCCAGGCCAAGGTACAACCGTCACATTCTCCCTAAAAACCCCTGCTTATTTACCGGAATGTACGATTGGAAACCACGCATTTGAGCTACTAAAAAGACCCTTAGACGGCCAAACATTGAAGATACTGCTTGTTGATGATGACCCTATCAATGGCATGATTAGCCAAAGTATCTTAGATAATTTGGGGTTAAAAGTGGAATTGGTATCCAGCGGAGAAGAAGCGATCGAGCGCTACCAAAAGGAACATTACGATATTATATTAATGGATATCGTTATGCCGGAA
The genomic region above belongs to Verrucomicrobia bacterium CG1_02_43_26 and contains:
- a CDS encoding CDP-diacylglycerol--glycerol-3-phosphate 3-phosphatidyltransferase, which produces MNLPNAISFSRIPLLFVIAALLYCSWMGAATIAFILFVIGGLSDWLDGYLARKNNNISNFGKILDALTDKIFVLGVIITLLAIGILPNWSLFLVLIILGREFLITGLRLIAASHGTILAAERGGKIKTLIQLFSVGTLICDYAFVVDYGRWINLQFIEIVYYCGLGLFVLATLLTLQSGFYYIQKYKHLFLKNPL
- a CDS encoding phosphatidylglycerophosphatase A yields the protein MIRQPHWPKSLPSNIINGVSTLGPLGYWGKAPGTVGSAAGIIYYTLVFHQIGILGYLTLLAVTIYLAIAFCGEAEVRLMKKDPPEVILDEFVAIPVCFFGMGYLFDRYPVWFILLLGFILFRFFDILKPIGIKRLQELPGGWGVVIDDIAAAVATNIVLHVVFLGWWLIV
- a CDS encoding DNA polymerase III, subunit gamma and tau, with the protein product MEESQYQVIARRWRPKQFSELVGQEHIVRTLTNAIKQNRIAHAYLFVGPRGTGKTSAARLFAQALNCEDGPNISPPQDSPICQAIIKGACMDVIEIDGASNNSVDQIRDLREECQYAPTQCKFKIYIIDEVHMLSTAAFNALLKTLEEPPGHVKFIFATTEAHKVLPTIVSRCQRFEFRPIAPKIIQEKLAEIAKAENIAIEQPALASIARLANGGMRDAQSILDQLISFCGDKIVEQDVLNVYGLASEQELKELAQAIAASDNQMLVERIDALASEGRDLLRVLIDLEDIVHEALLDAIRNQGTSSLLEHELPQDALVRMLEVLKEGEQLVKTGLSEKVNFELTLLKAAQESKALSIDSIIQEITKIGKALPEEPEAKKKTKPSNNSLTPKADTHNEPIPAQSEAFFSPTDAEIADALSACEEDIATMLHTDEPDPEDLGALKNLPSKELTDNPSQGGNLSESLKTVPIDTRNMLDQLFRAEYKAITPITPEELIKL
- a CDS encoding 50S ribosomal protein L31, translated to MQKDIHPEYNNVCFTDISTGRKFITKSTMRSRKKEMIDGEEYYIVICDLTMDSHSVYTGKKTMVDTTGRVERFQNRSRKRGV
- a CDS encoding guanylate kinase, whose protein sequence is MIQAPQPHALLIIVSGPAGSGKTTLCDRMLSTYSGKVNRVITATTRVPRDGEEDGDHYHFFTREAFEERIAQDAFYEYALVHGNYYGTLKSEIYKGLEGGVSDLLLNIDVQGAATFREKAKKDTLLQGHLVTIFIMPPSLDELDKRLTTRGKDKQEEIDKRLKIAQDEIRSWQDYDYCIHSKDKETDFQALQAIYLAEKARIR
- a CDS encoding thioredoxin-disulfide reductase, yielding MENIIILGSGCAGLTAALYTARANLNPLVIEGKQPGGQLTTTSEVENFPGFPEGIDGFELMDRMRKQAEKFGTRFVNETITKVELDGEIKRLHAGDKVYEAKVIIISTGASSKMLGAPGEKELFGGKGVTTCATCDGAFYRGMDVVVIGGGDSACEEALFLTRFCKKITLIHRRDELRASKIMADRTVSHDKIEMLWDSVVEEVLGVEEGGVKGVRVKSLKTGEEHTVDCKGVFVAIGHSPNTQIFNGILKLDELGYIVPETNSMVRTGIPGVYACGDCVDHKYRQAITAAGMGCQAAIESERWLSECEAMEASTHLNS